One window of Phycisphaeraceae bacterium genomic DNA carries:
- a CDS encoding class I SAM-dependent methyltransferase: MTGPPNAPRRIIPCGVLGPPESPAPPQGRFRTRTIPLRGPFGHDTPGSDGYPIPPVELWRGYGLTPAEYLRLAQRHVDSMLGTIEPHAQGLGATPRVLDFGCAAGPMLRTLRASRPGWDLWGCDIDPIAVDWCRRNLCDTLKVFTNTTSPHLPLPDATLDLVYAGSVFTHIEHLADAWLLELARVLRPGALLYVTIHDRAFIRSTIAHAPHWRLTTNIIAHFSEQAAEGDWSCRTLGTGPNANIFYDRDFFLRMASPAFDLIAAIERAYGDQTALLLRRRI, encoded by the coding sequence ATGACCGGCCCACCCAACGCGCCCCGCCGCATCATCCCGTGCGGCGTGCTCGGACCGCCCGAATCCCCCGCGCCACCGCAGGGCCGATTCCGCACCCGCACCATCCCGCTCAGAGGACCGTTCGGGCACGACACACCGGGCTCAGACGGATACCCGATCCCCCCCGTCGAACTCTGGCGCGGCTACGGGCTGACTCCCGCCGAGTACCTCCGGCTCGCTCAGCGTCACGTCGATTCCATGCTCGGTACGATCGAGCCGCATGCTCAAGGGCTCGGCGCGACACCTCGCGTGCTCGACTTCGGCTGCGCCGCCGGCCCCATGCTCCGCACCCTCCGTGCCTCGCGCCCGGGGTGGGACCTCTGGGGGTGCGATATCGATCCGATCGCCGTGGACTGGTGCCGCCGCAACCTGTGCGACACACTCAAGGTCTTCACCAACACCACTTCGCCCCACCTCCCGCTCCCCGACGCGACGCTCGATCTGGTCTACGCAGGTTCCGTCTTCACGCACATCGAGCATCTCGCCGACGCATGGCTGCTCGAACTCGCCCGCGTGCTCCGCCCTGGCGCACTGCTCTACGTGACAATCCACGATCGCGCGTTCATCCGCAGCACGATCGCCCACGCGCCACACTGGCGGCTTACAACCAACATCATCGCCCACTTCTCCGAACAAGCCGCCGAAGGCGACTGGTCCTGCCGCACGCTCGGCACCGGCCCCAACGCCAACATCTTCTACGATCGTGATTTCTTCCTTCGCATGGCCTCGCCCGCATTCGATCTGATCGCTGCGATCGAACGCGCATACGGCGACCAGACCGCCCTCCTGCTGAGGCGACGTATCTGA
- a CDS encoding PilZ domain-containing protein, with protein MPGEINPVLHTINGENRRTFERFSVSPAYTEVKVRVPGEPTLLEGHAYDISEGGVRMELDRAIEPGTSIVLEVKLPPGNAKGAPVEEVLARGTVMWADDDGVPGPVFMGVLFDEFATNVDRDRLLGRFASGAYHRAA; from the coding sequence ATGCCCGGTGAGATCAACCCCGTCCTCCACACGATCAATGGCGAGAATCGGCGCACGTTTGAGCGATTCTCGGTGAGCCCCGCGTACACCGAGGTCAAGGTGCGCGTCCCTGGAGAGCCCACGCTGCTCGAGGGTCACGCGTATGACATCAGCGAGGGTGGCGTGCGGATGGAGCTCGATCGTGCGATCGAGCCGGGGACATCGATTGTGCTGGAGGTGAAGCTCCCGCCCGGCAATGCGAAGGGCGCGCCGGTCGAGGAGGTGCTGGCCCGGGGGACGGTCATGTGGGCGGACGACGATGGTGTGCCCGGGCCGGTGTTCATGGGCGTGCTCTTCGACGAGTTCGCGACCAATGTGGATCGGGATCGGCTTCTCGGGCGGTTCGCCTCGGGCGCGTACCACCGGGCGGCGTGA
- the rplU gene encoding 50S ribosomal protein L21, which translates to MYAIIEESGGQRKVTKDETILVDLINGGESKAGEKITFDKVLVIGEAGGSAKLGTPYVSGASVVGEIVEPMVQGDKLYIFKFRPKKGHSRKTGHRQRYTSVKITAMNG; encoded by the coding sequence ATGTACGCGATCATCGAAGAGTCCGGTGGCCAGCGCAAGGTGACCAAGGACGAGACCATCCTCGTCGATCTCATCAACGGTGGCGAGTCAAAGGCCGGAGAGAAGATCACCTTCGATAAGGTCCTCGTCATCGGCGAAGCCGGCGGCAGCGCAAAGCTCGGAACCCCTTATGTCTCAGGGGCTTCCGTCGTCGGCGAGATCGTCGAGCCCATGGTCCAGGGCGACAAGCTGTACATCTTCAAGTTCCGCCCCAAGAAGGGCCACTCGCGCAAGACCGGCCACCGGCAGCGCTACACCAGCGTCAAGATCACTGCGATGAACGGCTGA
- a CDS encoding phosphoenolpyruvate carboxylase produces the protein MQQSAAKPSVYALVTGTLDAVATGPHAEARDLARSLASLCESHGAPGTKGDPLAEAGRLISGHSTEEILAVIRYLTVRFHLLNNAEKATIVRVNRQRECAETFEHPRSESIAEGIHAVARAGLSASQTADLLRRLDIQPTLTAHPTESRRRSLQLMLREVSELIDRRDRSDATPSRIRRADSRLRQLSTMLLLTDEVRARRLSVLDEVRNGLHFLTGTIWDSLPRLARDIADAIEGVHGSHSPVSIADIPPVLRYRTWIGGDRDGNPRVTSQTTRTTIAMLGQAARAKVAEALERLRQELSVSDRLAPCPSDLLAAIERDRAFDTQDHDALAHAQHEPFRLRIMQLRARLAHDQGYTSSLLLTDLEEIARALRAVGLGDCADAGPLADLIFRVRTFGLHMATLDIRQHSRVHESAVAELLRLSAVHADYASLPEPERMSILRRELANPRPLLPPGAPLSPETRETIDVLRVVAEAHAHEPQSVQAYIVSMTHAPSDLLAVLLLMKEVGLYRAQDGRVTSSLDVVPLLETIDDLRHGPELLDTLFNEPAFLAHLHARGATESHDQAPFIEVMLGYSDSNKDGGFLMANVALREAQERIGSLCAARGIQLRLFHGRGGTVGRGGGRANRAILSMPQPAHNGRIRFTEQGEVISFRYGVPAIARRHLEQIISAMIVSAHQGGVINTPAARATPPDASSMLQRMADRSMLAYRRLIEDPRFWPWFTAVSPVGHIGGLPIASRPVARTGGDLTFDALRAIPWVFSWIQMRYLAPSWYGLGAALSELSPQELDWSRNAYTNWTFFQTVIDNAKREMARARLCTARFYADEHEHGQAIHGMIERDFNAARDAILSITGDPDLLHNEPVIARAIEARNPWTDVLNLAQVELLRRARTESDPDRLERLRQAIYASINAIAAAMQSTG, from the coding sequence ATGCAACAGAGTGCCGCAAAGCCAAGCGTCTACGCCCTCGTCACCGGCACGCTCGACGCCGTCGCCACCGGGCCGCACGCCGAAGCACGCGACCTCGCCCGTTCGCTCGCCTCGCTCTGCGAATCGCACGGCGCGCCCGGCACAAAGGGCGATCCGCTCGCCGAGGCGGGACGCCTCATCTCCGGCCACTCGACCGAAGAGATCCTCGCCGTCATCCGCTACCTCACCGTCCGCTTCCATCTCCTCAACAACGCCGAGAAAGCCACCATCGTTCGAGTCAATCGCCAGCGTGAGTGCGCAGAAACCTTCGAGCATCCCCGATCCGAGTCCATCGCAGAGGGCATCCACGCTGTCGCCCGCGCCGGGCTCTCCGCGAGCCAGACCGCCGACCTCCTCCGCCGCCTCGACATCCAGCCGACCCTCACCGCACACCCCACGGAATCGCGCCGCCGAAGTCTCCAGCTCATGCTCCGAGAGGTCTCGGAACTGATCGACCGACGCGACCGCAGCGACGCCACACCCTCGCGCATCCGCCGGGCCGACTCTCGCCTCCGCCAACTCTCCACCATGCTCCTCCTCACCGACGAGGTCCGGGCCAGACGCCTCAGCGTCCTCGACGAGGTCAGGAACGGTCTCCACTTTCTCACCGGAACCATCTGGGACTCTCTCCCCCGACTCGCACGCGACATCGCCGACGCGATCGAGGGCGTCCACGGCTCACACTCTCCCGTCTCCATCGCGGACATCCCCCCCGTGCTCCGATACCGCACATGGATCGGCGGCGACCGTGACGGCAACCCCCGAGTGACCAGCCAGACAACCCGAACCACCATCGCCATGCTCGGGCAGGCCGCTCGCGCCAAGGTCGCCGAGGCCCTCGAACGCCTCCGCCAGGAACTCAGCGTCTCCGATCGCCTCGCGCCCTGCCCTAGCGACCTTCTCGCCGCCATCGAGAGAGACCGCGCCTTCGACACCCAGGACCACGACGCGCTCGCCCACGCCCAGCACGAGCCCTTCCGCCTCCGCATCATGCAGCTCAGGGCCCGCCTCGCCCACGACCAGGGCTACACCTCGTCGCTCCTGCTCACCGATCTCGAAGAGATCGCCCGAGCCCTCCGCGCGGTCGGTCTCGGCGACTGCGCCGATGCCGGCCCGCTCGCCGACCTGATCTTCCGCGTCCGCACCTTCGGCCTTCACATGGCCACGCTCGACATCCGCCAGCACTCGCGTGTGCACGAGTCCGCTGTCGCCGAACTCCTCCGACTCAGCGCGGTCCACGCCGACTACGCCTCCCTCCCCGAGCCCGAGCGGATGAGCATCCTCCGCCGCGAACTCGCCAACCCTCGTCCGCTCCTCCCACCCGGCGCACCCCTCTCCCCCGAGACGCGCGAAACCATCGACGTCCTCCGCGTCGTCGCCGAGGCCCACGCCCACGAGCCGCAGAGCGTCCAGGCGTACATCGTCTCCATGACCCACGCCCCCAGCGATCTGCTCGCGGTCCTCCTGCTCATGAAAGAAGTCGGGCTGTACCGCGCCCAAGACGGGCGAGTGACAAGCTCGCTCGACGTCGTCCCCCTCCTCGAAACCATCGACGATCTCCGACACGGACCCGAACTCCTCGACACACTCTTCAACGAGCCCGCGTTCCTCGCCCACCTCCACGCCCGAGGCGCGACCGAATCCCACGACCAAGCCCCCTTCATCGAGGTCATGCTCGGCTACTCAGACTCCAACAAAGACGGCGGCTTCCTCATGGCCAACGTCGCCCTCAGAGAAGCACAAGAGCGAATCGGATCCCTCTGCGCCGCACGCGGCATCCAACTCCGGCTCTTCCACGGCCGGGGCGGCACCGTCGGCCGAGGCGGCGGCCGAGCCAATCGCGCCATCCTCTCCATGCCCCAGCCCGCCCACAACGGCCGCATCCGCTTCACCGAACAAGGCGAGGTCATCTCCTTCCGTTACGGCGTCCCCGCCATCGCACGCCGCCACCTCGAACAGATCATCAGCGCGATGATCGTCTCCGCGCACCAGGGAGGCGTGATCAACACCCCCGCCGCACGCGCAACGCCCCCCGACGCGTCGAGCATGCTCCAGCGCATGGCCGATCGCTCTATGCTCGCGTACCGCCGCCTGATCGAAGATCCTCGATTCTGGCCCTGGTTCACCGCCGTCAGCCCCGTCGGCCACATCGGCGGCCTCCCCATCGCGTCGCGCCCCGTCGCGCGAACCGGCGGCGATCTCACGTTCGACGCCCTCCGCGCCATCCCCTGGGTCTTCTCATGGATCCAGATGCGCTATCTCGCCCCCTCCTGGTACGGGCTCGGCGCGGCCCTCTCCGAACTCTCACCCCAGGAGCTCGACTGGTCCCGCAACGCCTACACCAACTGGACCTTCTTCCAGACCGTGATCGACAACGCCAAGCGCGAGATGGCCCGCGCCCGCCTCTGCACCGCCCGCTTCTACGCCGACGAACACGAGCACGGC
- a CDS encoding GNAT family N-acetyltransferase encodes MVRIKRITPSDGALYAQEVALREQVLLRPLGLDIHKFRDLFPGYEDRFEHFVAVFDHPSGERVIGCALLLADYPERGIGKLMQMAVDPQRQGEGLGRRLVVEVECRAFGELGLRELFCHSQKGAKGFYEKLGWARDGDEFSEAGIPHLKMNLVAPDEEEEVE; translated from the coding sequence GTGGTTCGAATCAAGCGCATCACACCGAGCGACGGCGCGTTGTACGCGCAGGAGGTCGCGCTGCGTGAGCAGGTGCTGCTGAGGCCTCTTGGGCTGGACATCCACAAGTTTCGCGACCTGTTCCCGGGGTATGAGGATCGCTTCGAGCACTTCGTTGCGGTGTTCGATCATCCATCGGGAGAGCGGGTGATCGGGTGTGCGCTGCTCCTGGCTGATTATCCGGAGCGAGGCATAGGGAAGTTGATGCAGATGGCTGTCGATCCGCAGCGCCAGGGTGAGGGGCTGGGGAGGCGGCTTGTGGTCGAGGTGGAGTGCCGCGCGTTCGGCGAGCTCGGGCTTCGCGAGCTGTTCTGCCACTCGCAGAAGGGTGCGAAGGGTTTTTATGAGAAGCTCGGCTGGGCGAGAGACGGCGACGAGTTCTCCGAGGCGGGGATCCCGCATCTGAAGATGAACCTTGTCGCGCCGGATGAGGAAGAGGAAGTCGAGTAA
- a CDS encoding YqaE/Pmp3 family membrane protein has product MRTLFCAKALHVPPLAEPTHERPADKHPPDGHHRDSPPTSGGLPKEGPRHAPHISIILTLLFSVPGLIHALYVILKT; this is encoded by the coding sequence ATGCGGACTCTCTTCTGTGCGAAAGCTCTCCACGTCCCACCACTCGCGGAGCCGACACATGAGCGACCTGCAGACAAACACCCTCCTGATGGTCATCATCGCGATTCTCCTCCCACCTCTGGCGGTCTTCCTAAAGAAGGGCCTCGGCATGCCCCTCATATCAGCATCATCCTGACACTCCTCTTTTCCGTTCCAGGTCTGATCCACGCCCTGTACGTCATCCTGAAGACCTGA
- a CDS encoding sulfotransferase has translation MQAQFQQLVAEAQAAYKKGDYHKALGPLIQIAKAAPQDPDAQFRLGLCQAYLGKNVDGRASIDRAVKLKQNDPRFHCGLAFISRREGKVARAQKELDRAIEIDPRHEPAVKMKAELLYFADDAEGACRIIEEANASGFESPMLDIAFGLFCANLDRAAEGIRRLEAVIDRPDVGDRPRASALFRLAALYDKAKRYDDAWAAYTRANASSPKRFNAPMTKAATERTLETWTPDAVARAPRAKRSGSRLAFIVGMSRSGTSLTEQIIASHPKAFGAGELLDMIMIAHDMRLSDFPLSGQVHSPERLSQLAVDEAARRYHDMANARAPGAEKFTDKNPFNYQHVGLIQLLFPGSRVVWCRRNPIDVCVSNYFQDFEDTIPWASDLSSIALMYRLHEDLMRHWQRLFPGAIMELHYDDLVDRQEEKTRELLSFVGLPWDERCLKFYESDRITMTASNDQVRKPLYKSTGRYKPYEKHLVQLRKDLGLPPAQ, from the coding sequence ATGCAAGCCCAGTTCCAGCAACTCGTCGCCGAAGCCCAGGCCGCGTACAAGAAGGGCGACTACCACAAGGCCCTCGGCCCGCTCATCCAGATCGCCAAGGCCGCGCCGCAGGATCCCGACGCGCAGTTCCGCCTCGGGCTCTGCCAGGCGTACCTCGGCAAGAACGTCGATGGACGTGCGTCCATCGATCGCGCCGTCAAACTCAAACAGAATGATCCGAGGTTCCACTGCGGACTCGCCTTCATCTCGCGACGCGAGGGCAAGGTCGCGCGAGCGCAGAAGGAACTCGATCGCGCCATCGAGATCGATCCCCGCCACGAGCCCGCCGTCAAGATGAAGGCCGAGCTCCTCTACTTCGCCGACGATGCCGAGGGAGCGTGCCGAATCATCGAAGAGGCCAACGCCTCCGGCTTCGAGTCCCCGATGCTCGACATCGCCTTCGGCCTCTTCTGCGCGAACCTCGATCGTGCGGCCGAAGGAATCAGGCGTCTCGAGGCTGTCATCGACCGTCCCGATGTCGGCGACAGGCCGCGAGCCAGCGCGCTCTTCCGGCTGGCCGCGCTCTACGACAAGGCCAAGCGATACGACGATGCATGGGCCGCGTACACACGCGCCAACGCCTCGTCCCCCAAACGCTTCAACGCGCCCATGACCAAGGCCGCCACCGAGCGGACGCTCGAGACCTGGACGCCCGACGCCGTCGCCCGTGCGCCGCGCGCGAAACGATCCGGCTCTCGCCTCGCCTTCATCGTCGGCATGTCACGCTCCGGAACCTCGCTCACCGAGCAGATCATCGCCAGCCACCCCAAGGCATTCGGCGCGGGCGAGCTGCTCGACATGATCATGATCGCCCACGATATGCGCCTCTCGGACTTCCCCCTCTCCGGACAGGTCCACTCCCCCGAACGCCTGAGCCAGCTCGCCGTCGATGAAGCCGCACGCCGCTACCACGACATGGCGAACGCTCGCGCGCCCGGCGCAGAGAAGTTCACCGACAAAAACCCCTTCAACTACCAGCACGTCGGCCTCATCCAGCTCCTCTTCCCGGGCTCGCGCGTTGTCTGGTGCCGGCGCAACCCGATCGATGTCTGCGTCTCGAACTACTTCCAGGACTTCGAGGACACCATCCCGTGGGCCTCGGACCTCTCCAGCATCGCCCTCATGTACCGCCTACACGAGGACCTCATGCGCCACTGGCAACGACTCTTCCCCGGCGCGATCATGGAACTGCACTACGACGATCTCGTCGATCGCCAGGAAGAGAAAACGCGCGAGCTGCTCTCGTTCGTCGGACTCCCCTGGGACGAGCGCTGTCTCAAGTTCTATGAGTCCGACCGGATCACGATGACCGCATCAAACGACCAGGTCAGGAAGCCCCTGTACAAGTCCACGGGCCGGTACAAGCCCTACGAGAAGCACCTCGTCCAGCTGCGCAAGGATCTCGGCCTCCCTCCCGCGCAGTAG
- a CDS encoding alpha/beta hydrolase, with the protein MTNRRVETDPKSGRERVVVTDSQSERLDSLPTFRIASFRDNGLPATPSAADLEGAVTFLKDTFEPGYDDVTKGTKAETLPGTQRMFKSLYDTMSAAPEGKGDVLFFIHGFNYSWPDALVHLHRLTQVYASNAHSPVSQIVYYTWPSWGKIHRYWKDQEIAAPAGMVMGRLFSKLVRFYAEFFDPERRRARPELCGKRIHLTAHSMGNQVLREFMRSVVSDQSLRHPVFGETLLLNADVEWTALNPGEPMHQLATYSDRVHVYNHVSDDALRHSSTVKNPGEKRLGQHGPQSVDTSILPPRTVAVDCSALRLGAKSAHPATSGTPMRTNAASVLGAISDRASIEAAARVLDQPKSSMKERMFDHWGYLHRPEVIADIWQVMSGVSSSRILGRERRSNEHLYRLLNQ; encoded by the coding sequence GTGACGAATCGTCGTGTCGAGACGGATCCAAAGTCCGGACGTGAGCGGGTGGTCGTGACGGACTCGCAGAGCGAGCGTCTGGACTCGCTGCCGACGTTCCGGATCGCATCGTTCAGGGACAACGGCCTGCCGGCGACTCCGAGCGCGGCCGATCTTGAGGGGGCGGTGACGTTCCTGAAGGACACCTTCGAGCCGGGGTATGACGATGTGACGAAGGGAACGAAGGCGGAGACGCTGCCGGGCACGCAGCGGATGTTCAAGTCGCTGTACGACACGATGAGCGCGGCACCGGAGGGGAAGGGCGATGTGCTCTTCTTCATCCACGGCTTCAACTACTCGTGGCCGGATGCGCTGGTGCATCTGCACCGGCTGACACAGGTCTACGCCTCGAACGCGCACAGCCCGGTCTCGCAGATCGTCTATTACACCTGGCCTTCGTGGGGCAAGATCCATCGCTACTGGAAGGACCAGGAGATTGCTGCACCTGCGGGCATGGTGATGGGGCGTCTGTTCTCGAAGCTGGTTCGCTTCTATGCAGAGTTCTTCGATCCGGAGAGGCGTCGGGCGCGTCCGGAACTGTGCGGCAAGCGGATCCATCTCACGGCCCACTCGATGGGCAATCAGGTGCTCCGCGAGTTCATGCGTTCGGTGGTGAGCGATCAGTCGCTGAGGCATCCTGTCTTCGGGGAGACGCTGCTGCTGAACGCGGATGTCGAGTGGACCGCGCTCAACCCGGGCGAGCCGATGCACCAGTTGGCAACGTACTCGGATCGCGTTCACGTGTACAACCACGTGAGCGATGATGCGCTGCGTCACTCATCGACGGTGAAGAACCCGGGTGAGAAGCGTCTCGGGCAGCACGGGCCGCAGTCGGTTGACACGAGCATTCTGCCCCCTCGCACGGTCGCTGTCGATTGCAGCGCGCTCCGGCTCGGGGCAAAGTCCGCGCATCCGGCTACGAGCGGGACACCCATGAGGACGAACGCGGCATCGGTGCTGGGCGCGATCTCTGACAGGGCGTCGATCGAAGCGGCGGCGCGGGTGCTCGATCAGCCGAAGTCTTCGATGAAGGAGCGGATGTTTGACCACTGGGGATACCTGCACCGTCCGGAGGTCATCGCGGATATCTGGCAGGTGATGTCGGGGGTCTCTTCGAGCCGCATCCTGGGGCGTGAGCGGCGATCGAATGAGCACCTCTACCGGCTGCTGAACCAGTAG
- a CDS encoding transcriptional repressor: MPSSQDQHAMGRAPREVLRSSNLRCTRQRELVYEALASTHTHPTAEELYDLVRRLEPGLSLATVYNTLEVFVRSGLAQRIPCPSGATRYDSDMRDHVHLTTADGRVMDVPEDLGVHLVDALSPRLREDLENRLGVSLGRVSLNLVVHGLPERLGAASDGAAENA, from the coding sequence ATGCCGTCCTCACAGGACCAACACGCGATGGGCAGGGCTCCGAGAGAGGTGCTTCGTTCGAGCAATCTCCGCTGCACCCGTCAGCGGGAGTTGGTGTACGAGGCGCTCGCATCGACGCACACGCATCCAACGGCCGAGGAGCTGTACGACTTGGTGCGACGGCTGGAGCCGGGCCTGAGTCTTGCGACGGTATACAACACGCTTGAGGTCTTTGTGCGTTCGGGGCTGGCGCAGCGGATTCCATGCCCTTCGGGCGCGACACGCTACGACTCGGACATGCGCGATCATGTTCATCTGACGACGGCGGACGGGCGTGTGATGGACGTGCCTGAGGATCTTGGCGTTCATCTGGTCGATGCGCTCAGCCCGCGTTTGAGAGAGGATCTGGAGAATCGCTTGGGTGTCTCGCTCGGGCGGGTTTCACTCAATCTGGTCGTGCACGGGCTTCCGGAGCGGCTGGGAGCGGCATCGGACGGAGCCGCAGAGAACGCGTAG
- a CDS encoding aromatic ring-hydroxylating dioxygenase subunit alpha codes for MSRQLPDVHPDITLAQTLPGWIYGDPELHARILSTVFSRSWQPISDLDALRVPGTALPVTLLEGSLDEPLLITRDHDDRLHVLSNACTHRGNLVAEHGAVCSTLRCRYHGRRFDLDGRFKHMPEFEGCKDFPSERDNLPRVPFADFAKLIWCSLDPICTFDEAIAPIRQRLSFIDTASLTLEPTRCRDYLVNANWALYCDNYLEGLHIPFVHDSLNDALDYGAYETDLHRWCNLQIGTAAKNSADPCFETPAEHPDHGKRIAAYYYWLFPNIMLNFYPWGLSVNIVRPLSPTLTKVSFLTYIGDRSKMDRGAGSGLDRVEREDEAVVEATQKGVRSTLYTQGRYSPSREQCVHHFHRLLLESLSA; via the coding sequence ATGTCGCGCCAACTCCCCGATGTCCACCCCGATATCACCCTCGCCCAGACCCTCCCCGGCTGGATCTATGGAGACCCAGAGCTCCACGCCCGCATCCTCTCCACCGTCTTCAGTCGCTCCTGGCAGCCGATCTCCGACCTCGACGCCCTCCGCGTCCCCGGCACGGCCCTCCCCGTCACGCTCCTCGAGGGCTCGCTCGACGAGCCGCTCCTCATCACGCGCGACCACGACGACCGGCTCCACGTCCTCTCGAACGCCTGCACGCACCGTGGCAATCTCGTCGCCGAGCACGGCGCAGTCTGCTCAACCCTCCGCTGCCGCTACCACGGACGACGATTCGATCTCGACGGACGGTTCAAGCACATGCCCGAGTTCGAAGGGTGCAAAGACTTCCCCTCCGAGCGCGACAACCTCCCCAGGGTCCCCTTCGCGGACTTCGCCAAGCTCATCTGGTGCTCCCTCGACCCCATCTGCACCTTCGACGAGGCCATCGCGCCCATCCGGCAACGCCTCTCGTTCATCGACACCGCGTCACTCACGCTCGAACCGACCCGCTGCCGCGACTATCTCGTCAACGCCAACTGGGCCCTCTACTGCGACAACTACCTCGAAGGGCTCCACATTCCCTTCGTGCACGACTCACTGAACGATGCCCTCGACTACGGCGCATACGAAACCGATCTCCACCGCTGGTGCAATCTCCAGATCGGCACCGCCGCAAAGAACAGCGCGGACCCCTGCTTTGAAACCCCCGCTGAACATCCCGACCACGGCAAGCGAATCGCGGCATACTACTACTGGCTCTTCCCCAACATCATGCTCAACTTCTACCCCTGGGGACTCTCAGTCAACATCGTCCGCCCCCTATCTCCGACACTCACCAAGGTCTCGTTCCTGACATACATCGGCGATCGATCCAAGATGGACCGCGGCGCGGGCAGCGGGCTCGACCGCGTCGAACGCGAGGACGAGGCCGTCGTCGAAGCCACGCAGAAGGGCGTCCGCTCCACTCTCTACACACAGGGCCGCTACTCGCCGTCGCGCGAGCAGTGCGTCCACCATTTCCACCGCCTCCTGCTGGAGTCTCTCAGCGCGTGA
- a CDS encoding asparaginase, whose translation MRHVTLITTGGTIEKTYDEQTGGLANRRSLVRRMLRRLRLEETSINIVELMSKDSLELTDEDRARIVDAVRTFGGEAGSTLETDGIVILHGTDTLEVTGQWLHERIVRPRVPIVLTGAMRPFEMTRSDALQNLTESIFAVGVLEPGVYCVAHGRALGFPGVAKDRQRHTFVKK comes from the coding sequence ATGCGACACGTCACGCTCATCACCACGGGCGGCACCATCGAGAAGACCTATGACGAGCAGACGGGCGGACTGGCCAACCGGCGTTCGCTGGTGCGAAGGATGCTCCGGCGGCTGCGCCTCGAAGAGACCTCGATCAACATCGTGGAGTTGATGAGCAAGGACTCACTCGAACTGACCGACGAGGACAGGGCGCGGATCGTGGACGCGGTGCGCACGTTCGGGGGCGAGGCGGGATCGACCCTCGAGACCGATGGGATCGTGATTCTCCACGGGACAGACACGCTTGAGGTCACGGGGCAGTGGCTGCACGAGCGGATCGTGCGTCCGCGCGTGCCGATCGTGCTGACGGGCGCGATGCGTCCATTCGAGATGACGCGCTCGGATGCGCTGCAGAACCTGACGGAGTCGATCTTTGCGGTCGGCGTGCTGGAGCCGGGCGTGTACTGCGTGGCGCACGGGCGTGCGCTCGGGTTCCCAGGCGTGGCCAAGGACCGCCAGCGTCACACGTTCGTCAAGAAGTGA